Proteins found in one Anaerotignum faecicola genomic segment:
- a CDS encoding slipin family protein, whose translation MFLSRVTIAEVPEGQLGVLYINHAASAVVTDREAAYWNVWEPCELRMIDMREPAMDRTVEKSLLRLIDQQYYKKIEILPGEKGLLYQDNILTDELGPGTYYYWLYARDVLCRVVDLKMKELEISGQEILTADRVGIRLNLTATYRIADPRRLVETIKGVENQLYTRIQLIVREYIGRYRLDEILEQKEAIAGFLAQRMREEQEQYCVEVQTIGIKDIILPGEIRDIMNTVLIAEKRAQANVITRREEVASTRSLLNTAKLMDENKTL comes from the coding sequence GTGTTCTTAAGTCGTGTAACGATAGCGGAAGTACCGGAGGGGCAGCTGGGAGTCCTGTATATAAACCATGCAGCGAGTGCGGTTGTAACAGACCGGGAGGCTGCATACTGGAATGTCTGGGAACCGTGTGAGCTTCGCATGATCGATATGAGAGAGCCGGCGATGGATCGGACTGTCGAAAAGAGCCTTTTGCGTCTGATTGACCAGCAGTATTATAAGAAGATTGAGATCCTGCCGGGGGAGAAGGGGCTGTTGTATCAGGATAATATTCTGACGGATGAGCTGGGGCCCGGAACGTATTATTACTGGCTGTATGCCAGGGATGTTTTATGCCGCGTCGTGGATTTAAAGATGAAGGAACTGGAGATTAGCGGCCAGGAAATTCTGACGGCAGACCGGGTTGGAATCCGGCTGAATTTGACCGCTACATACCGAATCGCAGACCCGAGGCGGCTGGTGGAGACCATTAAGGGGGTAGAAAACCAGCTTTATACCCGCATTCAGCTGATTGTGCGGGAATACATAGGCCGCTACCGCCTGGATGAGATTCTGGAACAGAAGGAAGCCATTGCCGGATTTCTGGCACAGCGTATGAGGGAAGAGCAGGAGCAGTACTGTGTGGAGGTCCAGACCATCGGTATCAAGGATATTATCCTTCCCGGAGAGATTCGGGATATCATGAATACGGTACTGATCGCGGAAAAGAGGGCTCAGGCCAATGTGATTACCCGGCGTGAAGAGGTTGCATCCACCCGGTCGCTGCTAAATACCGCGAAGCTGATGGATGAGAACAAGACACTTT